A single region of the Halopiger xanaduensis SH-6 genome encodes:
- a CDS encoding DUF7124 domain-containing protein: MNGDTDMTLAFELEALKELASPESVFEDARGWTEYIGVVSEKPTYVVTNFTRKNRIRQDFFSGPRGKAESLDGVKDQFDTERYVYIGASDEDEKLAGRVGWEYLDVEEAAEAADWVLATSVEDEEDDAEPVRDDWP; the protein is encoded by the coding sequence ATGAACGGCGATACGGACATGACCCTGGCGTTCGAACTCGAGGCGCTGAAGGAACTCGCCTCGCCCGAGAGCGTCTTCGAGGACGCCAGAGGCTGGACCGAATACATCGGCGTCGTCTCCGAGAAACCGACCTACGTCGTCACGAACTTCACCCGGAAGAACCGCATCCGGCAGGACTTCTTCTCCGGCCCCCGCGGCAAGGCCGAGAGCCTCGACGGCGTCAAGGACCAGTTCGACACGGAGCGGTACGTCTACATCGGCGCCAGCGACGAAGACGAGAAGCTAGCCGGCCGCGTCGGCTGGGAGTATCTGGACGTCGAGGAGGCCGCCGAGGCGGCCGACTGGGTCCTCGCGACGAGCGTCGAGGACGAGGAAGACGACGCCGAACCGGTTCGGGACGACTGGCCCTGA
- a CDS encoding metallophosphoesterase yields MATDGGVDIDVDVPFSPLERAAYLPDADALLVADVHLGRAAASSVDAPIDDGADVRDRLASLLERTGAGTVVVAGDLLHSFNSVPHGVARDLSALESAVTAAGADFVVTPGNHDTMLAELEGFDGEVVDEYRLADGETVVCHGHEQPSAEAKRYVVGHDHPALSIEGRKRPCFLYGPGVYESGTGTATGDPADVLVLPAFTRLAGGAAVNGMRARDFQSPLVADADAFYPAVWDGEREESLWFPPLGECRRLL; encoded by the coding sequence ATCGCCACCGACGGCGGCGTCGACATCGATGTCGACGTTCCCTTCTCTCCGCTCGAGCGCGCCGCCTACCTCCCCGACGCCGACGCGCTGCTCGTCGCCGACGTCCACCTCGGCCGCGCCGCCGCCTCGAGCGTCGACGCGCCGATCGACGACGGCGCCGACGTTCGAGACCGGCTCGCGTCGCTGCTCGAGCGCACCGGCGCCGGAACGGTCGTCGTCGCCGGCGACCTCTTACACTCGTTTAACAGCGTTCCGCACGGCGTTGCACGGGATCTGTCCGCCCTCGAGTCGGCCGTTACCGCGGCCGGCGCCGACTTCGTGGTGACGCCGGGCAACCACGACACGATGCTCGCGGAACTCGAGGGGTTCGACGGCGAGGTCGTCGACGAGTACCGCCTCGCGGACGGCGAGACGGTCGTCTGTCACGGCCACGAGCAGCCGAGCGCCGAGGCGAAACGGTACGTCGTCGGCCACGACCACCCCGCGCTGTCGATCGAGGGGCGCAAACGCCCGTGTTTCCTCTACGGGCCGGGCGTTTACGAGTCCGGGACCGGGACTGCCACAGGCGATCCCGCGGACGTCCTCGTCCTCCCCGCGTTCACGCGACTCGCCGGCGGCGCCGCCGTCAACGGCATGCGCGCTCGAGACTTCCAGTCGCCGCTGGTCGCCGACGCGGACGCGTTCTACCCGGCCGTTTGGGACGGCGAGCGCGAGGAGTCGCTGTGGTTTCCGCCGCTGGGGGAGTGTCGGCGGCTGCTGTAG
- the artA gene encoding archaeosortase A, producing MPTPSAAIGSGSVAGLASAGSVPLASSTGGGLSDAIVWIAIGAFFAALALRWRGADRPARLTAAGGWLAFGTFWLTMVPYFYYEMQSPLETLLSVAALPLCAYTGYLMLQDRRSLFLLTKAVAFMGLIYLPAETIPFVREWLIETTAAQTHFGMELLGHSPGINEGANGYMSRFNFDPNETATGRTTYIVLSCTGLGSMAIFGGLIAAVSAPLKQKLSAFALAIGVIWFLNLIRNVFIGLASPLGWFQQDWLVSLMTTYLGAEPSRVSFLVSHNYIAQTLSVFALIGITYLVVKIVPEVLAPLEEVLFVLTGTEYDLFEALGVEEVRTDGGREPDN from the coding sequence ATGCCGACCCCATCCGCGGCGATCGGGAGCGGTTCGGTCGCCGGCCTCGCATCCGCAGGATCCGTCCCGCTCGCCTCGAGTACCGGCGGCGGGCTGTCGGACGCGATCGTCTGGATCGCAATCGGCGCGTTCTTCGCCGCACTGGCCCTCCGTTGGCGCGGCGCGGACCGCCCGGCGCGGCTGACCGCCGCGGGCGGGTGGCTCGCGTTCGGGACCTTCTGGCTGACGATGGTCCCGTACTTCTACTACGAGATGCAGAGCCCCCTCGAGACGCTGCTGTCGGTCGCCGCGCTCCCGCTCTGTGCCTACACCGGGTACCTCATGCTGCAGGACCGCCGGTCGCTGTTCCTCCTGACGAAGGCGGTCGCGTTCATGGGGCTGATCTACCTGCCCGCGGAGACGATCCCGTTCGTCCGCGAGTGGTTGATCGAGACGACCGCCGCCCAGACCCACTTCGGCATGGAACTGCTCGGTCACAGCCCCGGTATCAACGAGGGCGCGAACGGCTACATGAGCCGGTTCAATTTCGACCCGAACGAGACGGCGACCGGGCGGACGACCTACATCGTCCTCTCCTGTACCGGTCTCGGGAGCATGGCCATCTTCGGCGGGCTGATCGCCGCCGTCTCGGCGCCGCTCAAGCAGAAACTGTCCGCCTTCGCGCTGGCGATCGGCGTCATCTGGTTCCTCAACCTCATTCGGAACGTCTTCATCGGCCTCGCGTCGCCGCTCGGCTGGTTCCAGCAGGACTGGCTCGTCTCCCTGATGACGACCTACCTCGGCGCCGAGCCCAGCCGCGTCTCCTTCCTCGTCTCGCACAACTACATCGCCCAGACGCTGTCGGTCTTCGCGCTGATCGGGATCACCTACCTCGTCGTCAAGATCGTCCCCGAAGTGCTCGCGCCGCTCGAGGAAGTCTTGTTCGTCCTGACCGGCACCGAGTACGACCTGTTCGAGGCGCTCGGCGTCGAGGAGGTCCGCACCGACGGCGGCCGCGAACCCGACAACTGA
- a CDS encoding GMC family oxidoreductase, translated as MVQELEPVDVVTVGAGWTGGIVAKELAQNDYQVVSLERGGERDTEDFFTVHDELGYALRYKLMQDLSKETITFRNSVDDVALPMRRYGAFLPGSGEGGAGVHWNGQTWRFLPYDFEIESRTIDEYGEDKIPENMQLQDWGISYEELRPYYAEFEYTAGIAGEAGNLEGEEQDAGNPYEGPREQEYPLPPMMETPVLERFKETADDLGYEPFQAPSANLTEQYTNPDGIQQGQCQYCGYCERFGCEWGAKASPITTVLPAAQETGNFELRTHSDVVELLYDEENERVDGVRYVDRRSNEVYEQPADVVALTAYVLNNVRLLLLSDIGEPYDPETGEGVVGKNYCYQNFQASATGFFDDEQWNLYMGAGALGASFDDLNGDNFDHSDLDFLHGGNVALNQTGDRPIANNPVPEGTPSWGSEFKAASIDNYHSSVSVSAQGAVLPFRENYLDLDPNYTDQYGRPLLRMTFDWREQDRNLVEYIGPRLEEVMQEMGADTVDASTSLEGSFDITPYQSTHNTGGAVMGADPEESVVNNYLQCWDASNLFIPGASAFAHNSGYNPTGTVGALAFRAAEGIQNYLDEPEMLADPSS; from the coding sequence ATGGTCCAGGAACTCGAGCCCGTCGACGTCGTCACCGTCGGCGCCGGCTGGACCGGCGGCATCGTCGCGAAGGAGCTCGCGCAGAACGACTACCAGGTCGTCAGCCTGGAACGGGGCGGCGAGCGGGACACGGAGGACTTCTTCACGGTCCACGACGAGCTGGGGTACGCGCTCCGGTACAAGCTGATGCAGGACCTCTCGAAGGAGACGATCACCTTCCGCAACAGCGTCGACGACGTCGCCCTGCCGATGCGCCGCTACGGCGCGTTCCTGCCCGGCTCGGGCGAGGGCGGCGCCGGCGTCCACTGGAACGGCCAGACCTGGCGGTTCCTCCCCTACGACTTCGAGATCGAGTCGCGGACGATCGACGAGTACGGCGAGGACAAGATCCCCGAGAACATGCAGCTGCAGGACTGGGGGATCAGCTACGAGGAGCTCCGGCCCTACTACGCCGAGTTCGAGTACACCGCCGGCATCGCCGGCGAGGCGGGGAACCTCGAGGGCGAGGAGCAGGACGCCGGCAATCCCTACGAGGGGCCCCGCGAGCAGGAGTACCCGCTCCCGCCGATGATGGAGACGCCGGTGCTCGAGCGGTTCAAGGAGACCGCCGACGACCTCGGGTACGAACCGTTTCAGGCGCCGTCGGCGAACCTCACGGAGCAGTACACGAACCCCGACGGCATCCAGCAGGGCCAGTGCCAGTACTGCGGTTACTGCGAGCGGTTCGGCTGCGAGTGGGGGGCGAAGGCGTCGCCGATCACCACCGTTCTCCCCGCCGCCCAGGAGACGGGCAACTTCGAGTTGCGGACCCACTCCGACGTGGTGGAACTGCTGTACGACGAGGAGAACGAGCGAGTCGACGGCGTCCGCTACGTCGATCGCCGGTCCAACGAGGTGTACGAGCAGCCGGCCGACGTCGTCGCGCTGACCGCGTACGTGCTGAACAACGTCCGCCTGCTCCTGCTGTCGGACATCGGCGAGCCGTACGACCCCGAGACGGGCGAGGGCGTCGTCGGGAAGAACTACTGCTACCAGAACTTCCAGGCCAGCGCGACCGGCTTCTTCGACGACGAGCAGTGGAACCTCTACATGGGGGCCGGCGCGCTCGGCGCCTCGTTCGACGACCTGAACGGCGACAACTTCGACCACTCCGACCTGGACTTCCTCCACGGCGGCAACGTCGCGCTCAACCAGACCGGCGACCGCCCCATCGCGAACAACCCGGTCCCCGAGGGGACGCCCTCGTGGGGGTCGGAGTTCAAGGCGGCGAGCATCGACAACTACCACAGTTCGGTGTCGGTCTCCGCCCAGGGGGCCGTGCTCCCGTTCCGGGAGAACTACCTCGACCTCGACCCCAACTACACCGACCAGTACGGACGACCGCTGCTGCGGATGACCTTCGACTGGCGCGAACAGGACCGCAACCTCGTCGAGTACATCGGCCCGCGGCTCGAGGAGGTCATGCAGGAGATGGGCGCCGACACGGTCGACGCGAGCACGAGCCTCGAGGGTAGCTTCGACATCACGCCCTACCAGTCGACGCACAACACGGGCGGCGCGGTCATGGGCGCCGACCCCGAGGAGTCGGTCGTGAACAACTACCTGCAGTGCTGGGACGCGTCGAACCTCTTCATCCCCGGCGCGTCGGCGTTCGCGCACAACAGCGGCTACAACCCGACCGGCACGGTCGGCGCGCTGGCCTTCCGCGCCGCCGAGGGGATCCAGAATTACCTCGACGAACCCGAGATGCTCGCCGACCCTTCCTCGTAA
- a CDS encoding NAD(P)/FAD-dependent oxidoreductase, which translates to MESTPRVLVVGGGLAGLVATRHLAAGGVDVTVLEREETVGGRVRTTERDGYRFDRGFQVLFTAYPAVQRELDLEALDLRRFAPGATIARPNHRSTLADPRREPGTLPATLFNPDISTGDKLRVLGLWRDLQTKDPTEIFSGDDASIAQYLRDRSFSDQFLENFVGPFYGGITLDRSLSTSKRVFEYTFRTLAAGATAVPAAGMGAIPRQLADRAREAGATIETGVDIESVAATSDGPSSATSAAADVTVTVETAGDDALEADAVVVATDPPTARELTGVEAIPTDARACVTQYYRLSGEATIGADRRLLLNAGDEGPNHVVPHSAVAPEYAPDGETLLSATYLGEREESDAELATQTRETLESWFPERVFDDFERLHTDRIEFAQFDQPLGIHERLPDARDPDGPVYLAGDYTQWSSIQGAMESGREAARAVLEDLSG; encoded by the coding sequence ATGGAGTCGACACCGCGGGTACTCGTCGTCGGCGGGGGGCTCGCCGGCCTCGTGGCGACCCGGCACCTCGCCGCCGGCGGGGTCGACGTCACGGTGCTCGAGCGCGAGGAAACGGTCGGCGGGCGCGTTCGGACTACCGAACGCGACGGCTACCGGTTCGACCGGGGGTTCCAGGTGCTGTTTACCGCCTACCCCGCCGTACAGCGGGAACTGGATCTCGAGGCGCTCGATCTGCGCCGGTTCGCGCCGGGAGCGACGATCGCCCGGCCGAACCATCGGTCGACGCTGGCCGATCCGCGTCGGGAACCGGGAACGCTGCCGGCGACGCTGTTCAATCCGGATATTTCGACGGGTGACAAGCTCCGTGTGCTCGGACTTTGGCGGGACCTGCAGACGAAAGACCCGACGGAGATTTTCAGCGGCGACGACGCGTCGATCGCGCAGTACCTCCGCGACCGGAGCTTCTCCGACCAGTTTCTCGAGAATTTCGTCGGGCCGTTCTACGGCGGGATCACGCTCGATCGGTCGCTGTCGACCTCGAAGCGCGTCTTCGAGTACACCTTCCGGACGCTCGCGGCGGGTGCGACCGCCGTCCCGGCCGCTGGCATGGGCGCGATCCCCCGGCAGCTCGCCGACCGGGCTCGAGAAGCGGGGGCGACGATCGAAACCGGCGTCGACATCGAATCGGTTGCAGCCACGTCGGACGGCCCCTCGAGCGCCACGTCGGCGGCCGCGGATGTGACCGTGACCGTGGAAACCGCCGGCGATGACGCCCTCGAGGCCGACGCCGTCGTCGTCGCGACCGACCCGCCGACCGCTCGCGAGTTGACCGGCGTCGAAGCGATCCCCACGGACGCGCGAGCGTGTGTGACCCAGTACTACCGCCTCTCGGGTGAAGCGACGATCGGCGCCGACCGCCGCCTCCTGTTGAACGCCGGCGACGAGGGGCCGAACCACGTCGTCCCCCACAGCGCGGTCGCCCCCGAGTACGCGCCCGACGGCGAGACGCTGCTGAGCGCGACCTACCTCGGGGAGCGCGAGGAGAGCGACGCCGAACTGGCAACGCAAACTCGAGAGACGCTCGAGTCGTGGTTCCCCGAACGCGTCTTCGACGACTTCGAACGCCTCCACACCGATCGAATCGAATTCGCGCAGTTCGACCAGCCGCTGGGAATCCACGAGCGGCTGCCGGACGCTCGCGATCCGGACGGACCGGTCTACCTGGCCGGAGACTACACGCAGTGGTCCTCGATTCAGGGCGCGATGGAGAGCGGGCGGGAGGCGGCGCGAGCGGTGCTCGAGGATCTGTCCGGCTAA
- the gatB gene encoding Asp-tRNA(Asn)/Glu-tRNA(Gln) amidotransferase subunit GatB yields the protein MTAQTVQQGDLVTVIGLEVHVQLETDTKIFCGCSTEPTDEPNENVCPVCLGLPGALPVLNEAAVEAAVKIGKAIDADIPEETRFHRKNYYYPDLPKNFQITQYDEPICADGELEVAVEGTRRSVTIQRAHLEEDPGSLQHVGGGIDTADYTLVDYNRAGTPLMEIVTAPDFRSPSEVRAFLAELEEVLEYLGVFDAERDGSLRIDANLSIIPEEDIEGDGVDEIGEEALEAANRTEVKNISSHKGAEKALAYEETRQKNAIQRGRAVEQETRHWDESRGITVSMRSKEEEKDYRYFEEADLPPLRVAHWKDEISIPELPSARRERFREEYGLSEEAASKLTSTKQVADFYENVAREFDPDLAATWVADNLLGELNYRDMEITEIEGRLEEVTRLVELVAEDEITAKNARETVLRSMLDDGRTPDEVVKEEGLGKTDEDEVQQAVVEAIDENPGAVEDYESGDDGAINFLVGQVMQKTGGSADPGDVNQLLRAELEG from the coding sequence ATGACTGCCCAGACCGTCCAGCAGGGCGACCTCGTGACCGTCATCGGCCTCGAGGTCCACGTCCAGCTGGAGACCGACACGAAGATCTTCTGCGGCTGTTCGACCGAGCCGACCGACGAGCCCAACGAGAACGTCTGCCCGGTCTGTCTCGGGCTGCCGGGGGCCCTGCCCGTGCTGAACGAGGCCGCCGTCGAGGCCGCCGTCAAGATCGGCAAGGCCATCGACGCGGACATTCCCGAGGAGACCCGGTTCCACCGGAAAAACTACTACTACCCCGACCTGCCCAAGAACTTCCAGATCACCCAGTACGACGAGCCGATCTGCGCCGACGGCGAACTCGAGGTCGCCGTCGAGGGCACCCGCCGCTCGGTGACGATCCAGCGGGCCCACCTCGAGGAAGACCCGGGGAGCCTCCAGCACGTCGGCGGCGGGATCGACACCGCCGACTACACCTTAGTCGACTACAACCGCGCCGGCACGCCGCTGATGGAGATCGTCACGGCGCCGGACTTCCGCAGCCCCTCCGAAGTGCGGGCGTTCCTCGCCGAACTCGAGGAAGTGCTCGAGTACCTGGGCGTCTTCGACGCCGAGCGCGACGGCAGCCTGCGCATCGACGCCAACCTCTCGATCATCCCCGAGGAGGACATCGAGGGTGACGGCGTCGACGAGATCGGCGAGGAGGCCCTCGAGGCCGCGAATCGCACCGAGGTCAAGAACATCTCGAGCCACAAGGGCGCCGAGAAGGCCCTGGCCTACGAGGAGACCCGCCAGAAGAACGCGATCCAGCGCGGCCGCGCCGTCGAGCAGGAGACCCGCCACTGGGACGAGTCGCGGGGGATCACGGTCTCGATGCGCTCGAAGGAAGAGGAGAAGGACTACCGCTACTTCGAGGAGGCCGACCTGCCGCCGCTGCGGGTCGCCCACTGGAAGGACGAGATTTCGATTCCGGAACTGCCCTCCGCGCGCCGCGAGCGGTTCCGGGAGGAGTACGGCCTAAGCGAGGAGGCCGCCTCCAAACTCACCTCGACCAAGCAGGTCGCGGACTTCTACGAGAACGTCGCCCGGGAGTTCGACCCCGACCTCGCGGCGACGTGGGTCGCGGACAACCTGCTGGGCGAACTCAACTACCGCGACATGGAGATCACCGAGATCGAGGGGCGCCTCGAGGAGGTGACCCGGCTCGTCGAACTCGTCGCCGAGGACGAGATCACGGCGAAGAACGCCCGCGAGACGGTGCTACGGTCGATGCTCGACGACGGCCGCACGCCGGACGAGGTCGTCAAGGAGGAAGGGCTCGGCAAGACCGACGAGGACGAGGTCCAGCAGGCGGTCGTCGAAGCGATCGACGAGAACCCCGGTGCCGTCGAGGACTACGAATCGGGCGACGACGGTGCGATCAACTTCCTCGTCGGGCAGGTCATGCAAAAGACCGGCGGCAGTGCGGACCCCGGCGACGTGAACCAGTTGCTGCGGGCCGAACTCGAGGGGTAA
- a CDS encoding gluconate 2-dehydrogenase subunit 3 family protein, which translates to MPDGERPDGTSGGDEPTFDFTRDVSRRTLMRAGGGLAVFGIAAPAEGAFDPADFDVTPMQQMDEVEVEEQGLEYFTIQQARVVHDLTARIYPSDDNGPGAPEAGVVYFIDQQMNSAWGRGERWYMEAPFAGENPTDPFESETDDTAGEEVQISWAEESPASTQGWQYPLSPNEAYDQGIHAVEEYVQSEYDADSFTGLDEDQQDEVVAALEADEVGPFDDLDIDAEGFFLMVRQNTLEGMFSDPMYGGNREMIGWRLKGFPGTPGALGSYRGLLQEGEYVELEEGDYRKLADDVESLGIGGENEEPANAQSEEGHAHVHDAAEAEYPNVVDEAAARGDADRDVTPMRLEDDDADAADANADDSGADDGGGR; encoded by the coding sequence ATGCCCGACGGTGAGAGACCAGACGGTACCAGCGGCGGTGACGAACCGACGTTCGACTTCACGCGGGACGTATCGCGGCGAACGCTGATGCGCGCCGGCGGTGGACTGGCCGTCTTCGGCATCGCCGCGCCGGCGGAGGGGGCGTTCGACCCCGCGGACTTCGACGTCACGCCGATGCAGCAGATGGACGAAGTCGAGGTCGAAGAACAGGGGCTCGAGTACTTCACCATCCAGCAGGCGCGAGTGGTCCACGACCTGACGGCGCGGATCTACCCCTCGGACGACAACGGGCCGGGCGCGCCGGAAGCGGGGGTCGTCTACTTCATCGACCAGCAGATGAACTCGGCGTGGGGCCGGGGCGAACGGTGGTACATGGAGGCCCCGTTCGCCGGGGAGAATCCGACGGATCCGTTCGAGTCGGAGACCGACGATACCGCGGGCGAGGAGGTCCAGATCTCCTGGGCCGAGGAGAGTCCCGCCTCGACGCAGGGATGGCAGTATCCCCTCTCCCCGAACGAGGCGTACGATCAGGGCATCCACGCGGTCGAGGAGTACGTGCAGTCGGAGTACGACGCCGACTCCTTCACGGGACTGGACGAGGACCAGCAGGACGAGGTGGTCGCGGCCCTCGAGGCCGACGAGGTGGGACCGTTCGATGACCTCGATATCGACGCGGAGGGGTTCTTCCTGATGGTTCGACAGAACACCCTCGAGGGGATGTTCAGCGACCCGATGTACGGCGGCAACCGGGAGATGATCGGCTGGCGGCTGAAGGGGTTCCCGGGGACGCCCGGCGCGCTGGGGAGCTACCGGGGGCTGCTCCAGGAGGGCGAGTACGTCGAACTCGAGGAGGGCGATTACCGGAAGCTGGCCGACGACGTCGAATCGCTCGGTATCGGCGGCGAGAACGAGGAGCCGGCCAACGCACAGAGCGAGGAGGGGCACGCGCACGTCCACGACGCCGCCGAGGCGGAGTATCCGAACGTCGTCGACGAGGCGGCCGCGCGGGGGGACGCCGACCGCGACGTGACGCCGATGCGCCTCGAGGACGACGACGCGGACGCGGCCGACGCGAACGCGGACGATAGCGGCGCGGACGACGGAGGTGGGCGGTGA
- a CDS encoding cytochrome c biogenesis protein CcdA — protein sequence MTLPPTAAALLEFFLLGLATPLTATCVVPLYPSFIAYLASVGRQNEAGGGDGTDGPSAVLLGLLVVAGVLAFMVALGAVWTTVLQRSISDAVTALSPLAFAVLAVVGAVLVVAPNGFARLPTIEPPHSRYPTLSAFAYGFFFGTIVIPCNPGLIALFLGRSTVAFPAFDTQLEVLLGFLAFGLGIGTPLLALAVVSQSAGRRATRTLARYSGAINRLVGIVLVAVSLYYLIVVFEVVPVLN from the coding sequence ATGACCCTCCCACCCACCGCCGCCGCGTTGCTCGAGTTCTTCCTGCTGGGGCTTGCGACGCCGCTGACCGCGACCTGCGTCGTGCCGCTGTATCCGAGCTTCATCGCGTATTTGGCGTCGGTCGGCAGGCAAAACGAGGCCGGCGGCGGGGACGGGACGGACGGTCCGTCGGCCGTCCTGCTCGGTTTGCTGGTCGTCGCGGGCGTGCTCGCGTTCATGGTCGCCCTCGGAGCGGTGTGGACGACCGTTCTGCAGCGGTCGATCTCCGACGCCGTCACCGCCCTCTCGCCGCTCGCGTTCGCCGTCCTGGCCGTCGTCGGCGCCGTCCTCGTGGTCGCGCCGAACGGCTTCGCCCGCCTGCCGACGATCGAACCGCCCCACAGCCGGTACCCGACGCTGTCGGCGTTCGCCTACGGCTTCTTCTTCGGGACGATCGTCATCCCCTGCAACCCCGGCCTGATCGCGCTCTTTCTCGGCCGCTCGACGGTCGCGTTCCCGGCCTTCGACACGCAACTCGAGGTCCTGCTGGGCTTTCTCGCGTTCGGACTGGGGATCGGCACCCCGCTGCTGGCGCTCGCGGTCGTCTCCCAGTCCGCCGGCCGGCGGGCGACGCGGACGCTGGCGCGGTACAGCGGCGCGATCAACCGGCTCGTCGGAATCGTGCTGGTCGCGGTGTCGCTGTACTACCTGATCGTGGTCTTCGAGGTCGTCCCGGTACTGAACTAG
- a CDS encoding MBL fold metallo-hydrolase: protein MDRITLENEEFEGRNNAYVLEDESGAGDDDLALVDTGIATPDTRAQLREGLAERGYDFADVDAIVLTHFHPDHAGLAGEIQAAGGATVYVHEADAPLVEQDPDAVEDFERRRRESLERWGVPDEPRDELLGFLEAADGITGEPVDVTPISDGDVLEVGGRRLETVHAPGHAAGLCCFEQLDGDGGDESAAEAFVGDAVLPVYTPNVGGADIRVERPLEKYLTTLRQIAECDYERIWPGHRDPIEDPTERALTIAMHHRERTENVLEALREHGPADPWTVSADLFGDLAGIHILHGPGEAYAHLDHLRHEGVVELEDGEYRLLDPDRAFDLDGLVPVPAPDSETVSDA from the coding sequence ATGGACCGGATCACGCTGGAGAACGAGGAGTTCGAGGGGCGCAACAACGCCTACGTGCTCGAGGACGAGAGCGGCGCCGGGGACGACGACCTCGCGCTCGTCGATACCGGCATCGCGACGCCCGACACGCGGGCGCAACTCCGCGAGGGGCTCGCCGAGCGCGGCTACGACTTTGCGGACGTCGACGCGATCGTTCTGACGCACTTCCACCCGGATCACGCCGGATTGGCCGGCGAAATTCAGGCCGCCGGGGGCGCGACCGTCTACGTCCACGAGGCCGACGCGCCGCTCGTCGAACAGGATCCAGACGCCGTCGAGGACTTCGAACGCCGACGCCGCGAGTCACTCGAGCGGTGGGGCGTCCCCGACGAGCCCCGCGACGAACTGCTGGGATTCCTCGAGGCCGCCGACGGCATCACGGGCGAGCCGGTCGACGTGACGCCGATTTCGGACGGCGACGTGCTCGAGGTCGGCGGCCGCCGACTCGAGACGGTCCACGCACCCGGACACGCGGCGGGCCTGTGCTGTTTCGAACAGTTGGATGGCGACGGCGGAGACGAATCCGCCGCCGAGGCGTTCGTCGGCGACGCCGTGCTCCCGGTCTACACGCCCAACGTCGGCGGCGCGGACATCCGCGTCGAGCGCCCCCTCGAGAAGTATCTCACGACCCTTCGGCAGATCGCCGAGTGCGACTACGAGCGGATCTGGCCCGGCCACCGCGACCCGATCGAGGACCCGACCGAGCGCGCGCTGACGATCGCCATGCACCACCGCGAGCGGACTGAAAACGTCCTCGAGGCCCTCCGTGAGCACGGGCCGGCCGATCCGTGGACCGTCAGCGCGGACCTGTTCGGCGACCTCGCGGGTATTCACATTCTCCACGGGCCCGGCGAGGCCTACGCCCATCTCGATCACCTCCGGCACGAGGGCGTCGTCGAGCTCGAGGACGGTGAGTACCGACTGCTGGATCCGGATCGAGCGTTCGATCTCGACGGCCTCGTCCCGGTGCCCGCACCCGACTCCGAAACGGTGAGCGACGCGTAG
- a CDS encoding N-acyl homoserine lactonase family protein — MVEATLTPIQRGTITADVNNLLEGARLGTADDPNPETELIEEPVYNVVIEHPEGTILWDTGSHPDADAGHWPDELYAAFEHTGLRPLEDDLAGAGYDVADIDCVIQTHLHLDHAGGLYAFEGTETPIYVHERELKYAYYSAKTDASDGDVAYLSGDFDRDLEWEIVHGDREQGFAGLEFVHLPGHTPGLLGVVLELEDAGTVVLAGDQAYVRANYHDEHPMGGGLLWSKRHWLESLRFLKDLERRQDATVICGHDGEDLERLRSL, encoded by the coding sequence ATGGTCGAGGCTACCCTCACGCCGATTCAGCGCGGGACGATCACCGCCGACGTGAACAACCTCCTCGAGGGCGCGCGGCTCGGGACGGCGGACGATCCGAACCCCGAAACCGAGCTGATCGAAGAACCGGTCTACAACGTCGTCATCGAGCACCCCGAGGGAACGATCCTCTGGGATACCGGCTCCCACCCCGACGCCGACGCGGGCCACTGGCCCGACGAGCTGTACGCCGCCTTCGAGCACACCGGCCTGCGGCCGCTCGAGGACGACCTCGCGGGTGCCGGCTACGACGTGGCGGATATCGACTGCGTGATCCAGACCCACCTCCACCTCGATCACGCGGGCGGGCTGTACGCCTTCGAGGGGACCGAGACGCCGATCTACGTCCACGAACGAGAGCTGAAGTACGCGTACTACAGCGCCAAAACGGACGCGTCGGACGGAGACGTCGCCTACCTCAGCGGCGACTTCGACCGCGACCTCGAGTGGGAGATCGTCCACGGCGACCGCGAACAGGGCTTCGCGGGTCTCGAGTTCGTCCACCTGCCCGGCCACACGCCGGGCCTCCTGGGGGTGGTGCTCGAACTCGAGGACGCGGGCACCGTCGTCCTCGCCGGCGATCAGGCCTACGTCCGCGCGAACTACCACGACGAACACCCGATGGGCGGCGGCCTCCTCTGGAGCAAGCGCCACTGGCTCGAGAGCCTGCGGTTCCTCAAGGACCTCGAGCGTCGGCAGGACGCCACCGTGATCTGCGGGCACGATGGCGAGGATCTCGAGCGGTTACGGTCGCTATAG